The Acanthochromis polyacanthus isolate Apoly-LR-REF ecotype Palm Island chromosome 5, KAUST_Apoly_ChrSc, whole genome shotgun sequence genome includes a window with the following:
- the LOC110955257 gene encoding interleukin-17 receptor C-like, translating to MFLPGWSIWCILLTLRLTACVLETSEYDSHEVICSQGLSECTMRDEMFLTEAENTVDVLDLKPNFKLCCKNTTTCTLCLEIDTELYIKPEKTTEDEGYSGSDEEDYSEEMRSPKASVTVCYYTAATMPICKKVEFAVNHAALTQQNLAKVSFVITKPEGFHFGNQVFVYPSKSILPRCEAVAPSLEEVCSQQLRRRVPKCLVPTVTTVINQEMNQVKLQFEGRKTTLPSVCVQYEQDGICQSWNTTTIPLYSVAPCLCLQVWDEDDQRSARSVHCPFNNTDFQHIFQKNPRQNVSVSVILREVRSLGTMLFWNLSAPCRLQGDVWVCYGGNSCRQKNTVSQQQINGTWRQNSKGHWENAGVFENIEPQRSPCVMVKIKGMEHEMGPFCPKDTGREHWSLLVVGVVLLVCLTVLMFYFLHDFVKKWVWSWRHGGFVKLGRKGHVVLLSPPDVDDGVSESVRQLWSLLCDQGFSVSVDMWSRKEQCSLGPLPWLHSQLLKINSLGGRALLVLNCKALERTEEWTHSSKDAMETKGEEKLPAHQRSPYHDMFTASLFLIQADKQLGKAGERFVLVKFDSHTKQTHSSDRSLPELLQGLPLFQFPSQTQSLLAELTVVPAERTSGEKTWTT from the exons ATGTTTCTTCCTGGATGGTCCAtctggtgcattttattgactCTACGCTTGACAGCATGTGTTTTGGAGACTTCTGAATATGACAGCCATGAAGTTATTTGCTCACAG GGACTCTCTGAATGCACCATGAGAGATGAGATGTTTCTTACAGAAGCGGAGAACACGGTGGATGTTCTGGACCTAAAGCCAAATTTCAAGCTCTGCTGTAAGAACACAACAACGTGCACATTATGTCTGGAGATAGACACAGAGCTCTACATCAAgccagagaaaactacagaaGATGAAGGTTACTCTGGGTCTGACGAGGAGGATTACAGCGAGGAGATGAGGAGTCCAAAAG CGTCAGTGACAGTGTGTTACTATACAGCCGCTACCATGCCTATATGCAAGAAGGTGGAGTTTGCGGTTAATCATGCAGCTCTTACTCAGCAAAACTTGGCAAAG GTGTCGTTCGTGATCACTAAGCCTGAAGGGTTTCACTTTGGCAATCAGGTGTTTGTTTATCCCTCTAAATCAATACTTCCAAGGTGTGAAGCTGTTGCTCCATCTCTAGAGGAAG tgtgcTCCCAGCAGCTGAGGAGACGTGTACCAAAGTGTCTCg tgccCACCGTCACGACTGTCATAAACCAAGAGATGAACCAGGTGAAGCTGCAGTTTGAGGGCAGGAAAACAACCcttccctctgtgtgtgtccagtACGAGCAGGATGGAATCTGCCAG AGCTGGAACACGACGACCATCCCTCTGTACTCTGTGGCCCCCTGCCTGTGTCTCCAG GTTTGGGATGAGGATGACCAGAGGTCTGCTCGCTCTGTACACTGTCCCTTCAACAACACAG ATTTTCAACATATCTTCCAAAAGAACCCACGGCaaaatgtgtctgtgtctgtgatttTACGTGAGGTACGCAGCTTGGGCACGATGCTGTTTTGGAACCTGTCTGCCCCCTGCAGGCTGCAGGGTGACGTGTGGGTTTGTTACGGAGGAAACAGCTGCAGGCAGAAAAATACAGTCAGTCAACAGCAGATAAATGGCACATGGAGACAAAACAGCAAAGGACACTGG GAGAATGCAGGAGTGTTTGAAAACATCGAACCACAGCGTTCCCCATGTGTGATG GTGAAAATAAAGGGAATGGAACATGAGATGGGTCCATTCTGTCCTAAAGACA CTGGCAGGGAGCACTGGAGTCTCCTTGTTGTCGGTGTTGTGCTGCTGGTTTGCTTGACTGTGCTCATGTTTTATTTCCTTCATGACTTTGTCAAGA AATGGGTGTGGAGCTGGCGTCATGGTGGATTTGTGAAAC TTGGCAGAAAAGGCCATGTGGTGCTGCTGAGCCCCCCGGACGTGGATGATGGTGTGTCAGAGTCAGTACGTCAGCTGTGGTCCCTCCTCTGCGACCAGGGCTTCAGTGTGTCTGTGGACATGTGGAGCAGGAAGGAGCAGTGTTCTCTGGGGCCTCTGCCATGGCTGCACTCACAGCTTCTAAAGATCAACAGCCTGGGCGGTCGAGCTTTGCTGGTTTTGAACTGCAAAGCTTTGGAGAGAACAGAGGAATGGACCCACTCGAGTAAAGATGCCATGGAGACGAAGGGGGAAGAGAAGCTTCCAGCACACCAAAGATCTCCTTACCATGACATGTTCACGGCCTCCCTGTTCCTCATTCAAGCGGACAAGCAGCTGGGCAAAGCTGGTGAACGATTTGTTCTGGTGAAATTTGACTCTCACACCAAACAGACTCACAGCAGTGACAGGAGTCTTCCAGAGCTCCTTCAGGGTTTGCCTCTGTTCCAGTTCCCCTCTCAGACTCAGTCCCTCCTGGCTGAACTAACTGTGGTACCAGCTGAGAGGACGTCAGGTGAAAAGACCTGGACGACGTGA
- the LOC110955258 gene encoding protein disulfide isomerase Creld1 — MGVKRLHGSLLLLAVWLWSVLVAQVHSCPDACRKCSGPENDQCEECRAGWTLHKNTCVDIDECGTELGNCLPNSYCFNTEGSFECRGCDAACVGCMGSGPTRCRKCASGYRLAGSKCLDIDECSDRVLACHGLDEICTNTEGSFRCDCAEGFIRKEGVCVRKQQPVVQEKGLFEDIQDEEVEVLQQMFFGVVLCALATLAAKGDMVYTSVFMGAVAAMAGYWLSDRGDRLIDSFLKGR; from the exons ATGGGAGTGAAGAGGCTTCATGGAAGTCTGCTGCTACTGGCTGTGTGGCTGTGGAGCGTGTTGGTAGCTCAGGTGCACAGCTGTCCAGATGCCTGCAGGAAGTGTTCAGGGCCAGAAAATGACCAATGTGAGGAATGCAGAGCTGGATGGACACTCCATAAAAACACCTGTGTAG aTATCGATGAGTGTGGCACTGAGCTGGGTAACTGTTTGCCAAACAGTTACTGCTTTAACACAGAAGGATCCTTTGAGTGCAGAG GCTGTGATGCGGCCTGTGTGGGCTGTATGGGTAGTGGACCGACTCGCTGCAGAAAATGTGCCTCAGGGTACAGACTGGCAGGGTCCAAGTGTTTGG ATATAGATGAATGCAGTGACCGCGTACTTGCCTGCCATGGTCTGGATGAAATTTGTACCAACACAGAAGGTTCGTTCCGCTGTGACTGCGCTGAAGGATTCATCCGCAAAGAAGGAGTTTGCGTGAGGAAGCAGCAGCCTG TCGTCCAGGAGAAAGGTCTGTTTGAGGATATCCAGgatgaggaggtggaggtgctGCAGCAGATGTTTTTCGGGGTTGTGCTTTGTGCTCTGGCCACACTTGCAGCCAAAGGAGATATGGTCTATACGTCTGTGTTCATGGGAGCAGTGGCAGCCATGGCGGGTTACTGGCTTTCTGACAGAGGAGACCGTTTGATTGACAGCTTCCTGAAGGGACGCTAA